A single region of the Leptolyngbya subtilissima AS-A7 genome encodes:
- a CDS encoding DUF3531 family protein translates to MQVEFRECDFFNLWIWLKFETVPSSMEQQYIDEVFSSWFFLGKLGGFNAENLQVQDTGLDISYLPYNEEQLSNSMLSVMHNMGEVEYEGLWARCWLDLGTSDALAIDVLINTLEQFSREYVVIETCYIGGENADWPIPGSGQPEFVDEDA, encoded by the coding sequence ATGCAGGTTGAATTTCGCGAGTGCGACTTCTTTAACCTTTGGATCTGGCTCAAATTTGAAACCGTGCCCTCCTCCATGGAGCAGCAGTACATCGACGAAGTCTTTTCGTCGTGGTTTTTTTTGGGGAAGCTGGGGGGCTTTAATGCCGAAAACCTTCAAGTGCAGGATACGGGCCTCGATATCAGCTATCTTCCCTACAATGAAGAGCAGCTGAGCAACAGCATGCTCTCGGTGATGCACAACATGGGTGAAGTCGAGTACGAAGGGCTTTGGGCCCGCTGCTGGCTCGATCTGGGCACCAGCGATGCCCTGGCCATCGACGTTTTAATCAACACCCTAGAGCAGTTTAGCCGTGAGTATGTGGTCATTGAGACCTGCTACATCGGGGGCGAAAACGCCGACTGGCCAATTCCAGGCAGTGGGCAGCCCGAGTTTGTTGACGAAGACGCCTAG
- a CDS encoding ribose-phosphate pyrophosphokinase, protein MQTPSLSHFGDNNRLKLFSGSANVDLAREVARYLGLDLGPMVRKRFADGEVYIQIQESIRGCDVYLIQPTCYPVNDHLMELLIMIDACRRASARQITAVIPYYGYARADRKTAGRESITAKLVANLMTKAGASRILAIDLHSAQIQGYFDIPCDHVYGTPVLIDYISSKKLEDLVVVSPDVGGVARARAFAKKLNDAPLAIIDKRRQAHNVAEVMNVVGDVRGKTAVLVDDMIDTAGTICEGARLLKQEGARQVYACATHAVFSPPAVERLSAGLFEEVIVTNTIPMTAARQFPQLTVLSMANLLGEAIWRIHEESSVSSMFR, encoded by the coding sequence ATGCAAACTCCGTCGCTGTCGCACTTCGGAGATAACAACCGCCTCAAACTTTTTTCCGGCTCGGCCAACGTTGACCTAGCGCGCGAAGTGGCTCGCTACCTAGGGCTAGACCTCGGCCCTATGGTGCGTAAGCGCTTTGCCGATGGTGAGGTTTACATTCAAATTCAAGAGTCGATTCGCGGCTGTGACGTATACCTGATTCAGCCCACCTGCTATCCGGTGAACGATCACCTGATGGAGCTGCTGATCATGATCGACGCCTGTCGACGGGCTTCGGCGCGGCAGATCACCGCGGTGATTCCTTACTATGGCTATGCCCGTGCCGATCGCAAAACAGCTGGGCGCGAGTCAATCACCGCCAAACTTGTGGCCAACCTGATGACCAAGGCCGGAGCCAGTCGCATCTTGGCGATCGATCTACACTCCGCCCAAATTCAGGGCTACTTCGACATTCCCTGCGACCATGTCTACGGCACCCCGGTATTGATTGACTATATTTCCAGCAAAAAGCTGGAAGACCTGGTGGTGGTCTCCCCCGACGTGGGCGGGGTAGCCCGCGCTCGCGCCTTTGCCAAAAAGCTTAACGATGCCCCTCTAGCCATCATTGACAAGCGTCGCCAGGCCCACAACGTGGCAGAAGTGATGAACGTGGTGGGCGACGTGCGGGGCAAAACTGCCGTGCTGGTCGATGACATGATCGACACCGCTGGCACGATCTGTGAGGGAGCTCGCCTACTCAAACAGGAAGGGGCTCGCCAGGTTTATGCCTGCGCCACCCACGCGGTGTTTTCTCCCCCGGCGGTGGAGCGCCTATCAGCGGGTCTATTTGAAGAAGTGATTGTCACTAATACGATCCCGATGACGGCCGCGCGGCAGTTTCCGCAGTTGACAGTGCTGTCGATGGCAAATCTGCTGGGTGAAGCTATCTGGCGCATTCACGAAGAAAGCTCTGTCAGCAGCATGTTTCGCTAG
- the gloA2 gene encoding SMU1112c/YaeR family gloxylase I-like metalloprotein codes for MAFCQGIHHIAIICSNYAQSKQFYTQVLGCAVVQETYRAERQSYKLDLRLADGIQIELFSFPHPPPRPSQPEARGLRHLALVVEDLEAAIQHLHACQVTTEEIRLDELTGKRFVFFQDPDQLPIELYER; via the coding sequence ATGGCATTTTGTCAGGGGATTCACCACATTGCGATCATCTGTAGCAATTACGCTCAGTCTAAGCAGTTTTACACCCAGGTGCTGGGCTGCGCTGTGGTACAAGAGACCTATCGAGCCGAGCGCCAGTCCTACAAGCTTGATCTGCGCCTAGCCGATGGAATTCAGATTGAGCTATTTTCTTTTCCCCACCCACCGCCTCGTCCATCACAGCCAGAAGCCCGAGGCCTAAGGCATTTAGCTTTAGTTGTTGAGGATCTGGAGGCGGCTATTCAGCACCTTCACGCTTGTCAGGTGACGACAGAAGAGATTCGGCTAGATGAATTAACGGGCAAACGCTTTGTCTTTTTTCAAGACCCTGACCAACTGCCCATCGAGTTGTACGAGCGCTAG
- a CDS encoding DUF3067 family protein — MTGADLQALLIDKWGYSFDIQFRRTQGKIFLQVMWRYLEQVSFPLSEEEYLAHLNQVMLYLYEWGQVEYVQQQIAETRDRPRLGKAVSIPLPLGERASEWLTDEF; from the coding sequence GTGACAGGGGCAGATTTACAAGCGCTGTTAATAGACAAATGGGGTTACTCCTTTGACATTCAGTTTCGGCGTACCCAGGGCAAAATATTTCTCCAGGTGATGTGGCGATACCTAGAGCAGGTATCGTTTCCTCTCAGTGAAGAGGAGTACTTGGCCCACCTCAATCAGGTCATGCTCTATCTATACGAGTGGGGACAGGTGGAATACGTGCAGCAGCAGATCGCTGAAACCCGCGATCGCCCCCGGCTAGGCAAAGCTGTCAGCATTCCCCTACCCTTAGGAGAACGCGCCTCCGAGTGGCTAACCGATGAGTTTTAA
- the petC gene encoding cytochrome b6-f complex iron-sulfur subunit: MTQVSGTSDVPDLGRRQFMNLLLLGAASGSVGGMLYPVIKYFIPPSSGGGGGGVTAKNELGNDVIASQFVASHNPGDRVLVQGLKGDPTYLVIQESGSLESYGISSICTHLGCVVPWNASENKFMCPCHGSQYDATGKVVRGPAPLSLALAHADVTDDDKVTLSNWTETDFRTGDSPWWA; this comes from the coding sequence ATGACTCAAGTTTCTGGAACCTCCGATGTCCCTGATTTGGGGCGCCGCCAATTTATGAACCTGCTGCTGCTGGGGGCCGCCTCTGGGTCCGTCGGGGGCATGCTCTATCCCGTTATTAAATACTTCATTCCCCCCTCTAGTGGTGGCGGCGGTGGTGGGGTAACCGCCAAAAACGAGCTAGGCAACGACGTGATTGCTAGCCAGTTTGTAGCGAGCCACAACCCCGGCGATCGCGTCCTGGTGCAGGGCCTCAAGGGCGATCCCACCTACCTAGTGATTCAGGAAAGTGGTTCCCTAGAGAGCTACGGCATCAGCTCTATCTGCACCCACCTGGGCTGTGTAGTACCCTGGAACGCCAGCGAAAACAAGTTCATGTGTCCGTGCCACGGCTCTCAGTACGATGCCACAGGCAAGGTCGTACGAGGCCCAGCACCGCTGTCTTTGGCTTTGGCTCACGCCGACGTCACTGACGACGACAAAGTTACCCTCAGCAATTGGACTGAAACCGACTTTCGCACTGGTGACTCGCCCTGGTGGGCCTAG
- the petA gene encoding cytochrome f, giving the protein MNRLTSLINGLRPLAITCAAVLTVFAGWLAAPQTAEAYPFWAQENYAVPREATGRIVCANCHLAAKPTKVEVPQAVLPDSVFKLKVEIPYDLSTQQVLGDGSRGGLNVGAVVVLPEGFKIAPADRISEELKEEVGNTYFLPYSDTQENIVLVGPLPGEQYQEIVFPVLAPDPGQDKSVAFGKYQIHVGGNRGRGQVYPTGQASNNTVYNATLTGTVTDVEPQAAGGYQVTIEADAGNTVTETIPAGPELLVAEGDVVEAGKPLTTNPNVGGFGQMDAEIVLQSPNRIKGLVAFLAAVMLTQIMLVLKKKQVEKVQAAGMTM; this is encoded by the coding sequence ATGAATAGACTCACTTCGTTAATCAACGGCCTGCGCCCCCTCGCCATTACCTGCGCCGCCGTTCTGACGGTGTTTGCAGGCTGGCTGGCGGCTCCTCAGACCGCCGAGGCGTATCCCTTCTGGGCCCAAGAAAACTACGCTGTCCCCCGCGAGGCCACCGGCCGGATTGTGTGCGCCAACTGCCACCTGGCGGCCAAGCCCACCAAGGTAGAAGTGCCCCAGGCCGTTCTGCCCGATTCCGTATTTAAGCTCAAGGTTGAAATTCCCTACGACCTCAGCACTCAGCAGGTATTGGGCGACGGTAGCCGCGGCGGCCTCAACGTCGGTGCTGTGGTGGTTCTCCCTGAGGGCTTCAAAATTGCTCCCGCCGATCGCATCTCTGAGGAGCTCAAGGAAGAAGTCGGCAATACCTACTTCCTGCCTTATAGCGACACCCAGGAAAACATTGTTCTGGTCGGCCCGCTACCCGGCGAACAGTACCAGGAAATTGTATTTCCCGTGCTGGCCCCCGACCCCGGTCAAGACAAGTCGGTTGCCTTTGGCAAGTATCAAATTCACGTCGGCGGCAACCGCGGTCGTGGCCAGGTCTACCCCACCGGTCAGGCCAGCAATAACACCGTTTATAACGCTACCTTGACCGGCACCGTCACAGACGTTGAGCCCCAGGCTGCTGGTGGCTACCAAGTCACTATTGAGGCAGACGCAGGCAACACCGTGACCGAGACCATTCCCGCTGGTCCTGAGCTACTCGTGGCTGAGGGTGACGTAGTGGAAGCCGGCAAGCCCCTGACCACCAACCCCAACGTGGGCGGCTTTGGCCAGATGGATGCCGAGATTGTGCTGCAAAGCCCCAACCGCATCAAAGGTCTAGTGGCCTTCTTGGCGGCGGTTATGCTCACCCAGATCATGCTGGTGCTGAAGAAGAAGCAGGTCGAGAAGGTTCAGGCTGCTGGCATGACCATGTAG